Proteins from one Nakamurella multipartita DSM 44233 genomic window:
- a CDS encoding DNA repair helicase XPB — protein MTDGPLIVQSDKTLLLEVSHPDAPAARANIAPFAELERSPEHVHTYRITPLALWNARAAGHDAEQVVDALVRWSRFPVPQALLVDVVDTMSRYGRLVLQANPAHGLILASRDRAVLEEIMRHKKIAPMLGVRIDPDTVAVHPSQRGHLKQQLLKVGWPAEDEAGYVDGEAHPIALDTTDWSLRSYQQEAVDGFWDGGSGVVVLPCGAGKTLVGAAAMAKAQATTLILVTNTVSGRQWKRELIARTSLTEEEIGEYSGERKEIRPVTIATYQVMTRKSGGQYRHLDLFDSRDWGLVIYDEVHLLPAPVFRMTADLQSRRRLGLTATLVREDGREGDVFSLIGPKRYDAPWKDIESQGWIAPAECTEVRVTLTDHERLTYATAEPEERYKIASTARTKLPVVRTVLDRHPGEPTLVIGAYLDQLEELGEELQAPIIQGSTRNAERERLFDAFRAGEIKTLVVSKVANFSIDLPDATVAIQVSGTFGSRQEEAQRLGRLLRPKGDGRQAHFYSIVSRDTLDTDYAAHRQRFLAEQGYAYRIVDADDLLGPAIPGGEE, from the coding sequence GTGACCGACGGACCGTTGATCGTCCAGTCCGACAAGACGCTGCTGCTGGAGGTGTCCCACCCGGACGCCCCGGCCGCCCGCGCGAATATTGCCCCGTTCGCCGAACTCGAACGCTCCCCCGAGCACGTGCACACCTACCGGATCACCCCGCTGGCGCTGTGGAACGCGCGGGCCGCCGGGCACGACGCCGAGCAGGTGGTCGACGCGCTGGTCCGCTGGTCCCGGTTCCCGGTGCCGCAGGCCCTGCTGGTCGACGTGGTGGACACGATGAGCCGCTACGGCCGGCTGGTACTGCAGGCCAACCCGGCGCACGGGCTGATCCTGGCTTCCCGGGACCGTGCCGTGCTCGAAGAGATCATGCGGCACAAGAAGATCGCCCCGATGCTGGGTGTGCGGATCGACCCGGACACCGTGGCGGTCCACCCCTCCCAGCGCGGCCATCTCAAGCAGCAACTGCTCAAGGTCGGCTGGCCGGCCGAGGACGAGGCCGGCTACGTCGACGGTGAGGCCCACCCGATCGCCCTGGACACCACCGACTGGTCGCTGCGCTCGTACCAGCAGGAGGCGGTCGACGGGTTCTGGGACGGTGGGTCCGGCGTGGTGGTGCTGCCCTGTGGGGCCGGCAAGACGCTGGTCGGCGCGGCCGCGATGGCCAAGGCCCAGGCCACCACGTTGATCCTGGTCACCAACACGGTGTCCGGCCGGCAGTGGAAGCGGGAACTGATCGCCCGCACCTCGCTGACCGAGGAGGAGATCGGCGAGTACTCCGGCGAGCGCAAGGAGATCCGGCCCGTCACCATCGCCACCTATCAGGTGATGACCCGCAAGTCCGGCGGCCAGTACCGGCACCTGGACCTGTTCGACTCCCGCGACTGGGGGCTGGTCATCTACGACGAGGTGCACCTGCTGCCGGCGCCGGTGTTCCGGATGACCGCGGACCTGCAGTCCCGCCGGCGGCTCGGGCTGACCGCCACCCTGGTCCGCGAGGACGGGCGCGAGGGTGACGTGTTCTCGCTGATCGGACCCAAGCGGTACGACGCGCCGTGGAAGGACATCGAGTCGCAGGGCTGGATCGCGCCGGCCGAGTGCACCGAGGTCCGGGTCACCCTGACCGACCACGAACGCCTGACCTACGCCACCGCCGAGCCCGAGGAGCGGTACAAGATCGCCTCCACCGCGCGGACCAAGCTGCCGGTGGTGCGCACCGTGCTGGACCGGCACCCCGGCGAGCCGACCCTGGTCATCGGCGCCTACCTGGACCAGCTGGAGGAACTGGGCGAGGAGCTGCAGGCGCCGATCATCCAGGGCTCCACCCGCAACGCCGAGCGTGAGCGCTTGTTCGACGCGTTCCGGGCCGGCGAGATCAAGACCCTGGTCGTGTCCAAGGTGGCCAACTTCTCCATCGACCTGCCGGACGCCACCGTCGCCATCCAGGTCTCCGGCACCTTCGGCTCGCGGCAGGAGGAGGCGCAGCGGTTGGGCCGGCTGCTGCGACCCAAGGGCGACGGGCGGCAGGCGCACTTCTACTCGATCGTCAGCCGGGACACCCTGGACACCGACTACGCCGCGCACCGGCAGCGGTTCCTGGCCGAGCAGGGGTACGCCTACCGCATCGTGGACGCCGACGACCTGCTCGGCCCGGCGATCCCGGGCGGCGAGGAGTAG
- a CDS encoding MFS transporter encodes MPAPTARPGRGPLIKAYAASLTGTALEYYDFAVYSAAAALVFPQLFFPGEDPLTGTLLSFSTYAVGFLARPVGGIVFGRLGDRVGRKNVLVWTLMLIGAATLLIGLLPGYASIGVAAPIILVMLRFAQGVGVGGEWGGAVLLSSEYGDPAKRGFWASAAQIGPPAGNLLANGVLAVLAAALTEDAFLSWGWRVAFLISAVLVAFGLWIRLKLEDTPVFQAIKESGERPKAPIKEVFATQKRALTAAALARVGPDVLYALFTVFVATYATQVLGMTRSQVLTAVLIGSAAQLGLIPLAGALSDRINRRLLYAIAAIGSAIWVPVFFLILGQPSMPLLILGVVIGLAFHALMYGPQAAYIVEQFDIHLRYAGSSLAYTLAGVIGGAIAPLVFTALLGAFGSWVPIALYLAGCVAVTLVGLRLGRDPQPQEEEHVLSAAHRPAATTS; translated from the coding sequence ATGCCCGCTCCCACCGCACGACCGGGCCGCGGCCCGCTGATCAAGGCGTACGCGGCCAGCCTCACCGGCACCGCCCTGGAGTACTACGACTTCGCGGTCTATTCGGCCGCCGCCGCCCTGGTCTTCCCGCAACTGTTCTTCCCCGGCGAGGACCCGCTCACCGGCACCCTGCTGTCCTTCTCCACCTACGCGGTCGGGTTCCTGGCCCGCCCGGTCGGCGGGATCGTCTTCGGCCGGCTGGGTGACCGGGTCGGCCGCAAGAACGTCCTGGTCTGGACGTTGATGCTGATCGGGGCGGCCACGCTGCTGATCGGCCTGCTGCCCGGCTACGCCTCGATCGGGGTGGCCGCGCCGATCATCCTGGTCATGCTGCGCTTCGCGCAGGGCGTCGGGGTCGGCGGCGAGTGGGGCGGCGCGGTGCTGCTGTCCAGCGAGTACGGCGATCCGGCCAAGCGCGGCTTCTGGGCCTCGGCCGCCCAGATCGGCCCGCCCGCCGGCAACCTGCTGGCCAACGGTGTGCTGGCCGTCCTCGCCGCCGCGCTGACCGAGGACGCGTTCCTGAGCTGGGGCTGGCGGGTGGCGTTCCTGATCTCCGCGGTCCTGGTCGCCTTCGGCCTGTGGATCCGGCTCAAGCTGGAGGACACCCCGGTCTTCCAGGCCATCAAGGAGAGCGGCGAGCGCCCCAAGGCGCCGATCAAGGAGGTCTTCGCCACCCAGAAGCGGGCGCTGACCGCCGCCGCGCTGGCCCGGGTCGGCCCGGACGTGCTGTACGCGCTGTTCACCGTGTTCGTTGCGACCTACGCCACCCAGGTCCTGGGCATGACCCGCAGCCAGGTGCTCACCGCCGTGCTCATCGGCTCGGCCGCCCAGCTGGGGTTGATCCCGCTGGCCGGGGCGCTGTCGGACCGGATCAACCGGCGGCTGCTCTACGCCATCGCCGCGATCGGCTCGGCCATCTGGGTGCCGGTGTTCTTCCTGATCCTGGGCCAGCCGTCGATGCCGCTGCTGATCCTGGGGGTCGTCATCGGCCTGGCGTTCCACGCCCTGATGTACGGGCCGCAGGCGGCGTACATCGTCGAGCAGTTCGACATCCACCTGCGCTACGCCGGCAGCTCGCTGGCCTACACGCTGGCCGGGGTCATCGGCGGCGCCATCGCCCCGTTGGTGTTCACCGCGCTGCTCGGCGCGTTCGGCTCCTGGGTGCCGATCGCGCTGTACCTTGCGGGCTGCGTCGCGGTCACCCTGGTCGGACTTCGCCTGGGCCGGGACCCGCAACCGCAGGAGGAGGAGCACGTGCTGTCCGCCGCCCACCGTCCGGCCGCCACCACCTCCTGA
- a CDS encoding aminotransferase class V-fold PLP-dependent enzyme → MTGPVTRPAARPTVAQAATLWDAAPGYLNTSSYGLPPRPAWDALQAALGDWRTGRTSWEGWARSVEQSRSRFADLLGVPAATVATGASTSQLLAPVAAGIPDGSVVLVPDIEFTSNVFPWAVHADRGVRVITAPTDRFLDAITGDVDVVAYSAVQSATGEVADVTAIGRAARAVGALTVVDATQAVGWLPVDVDAADLLVSHAYKWLCSPRGTAFAVHHPTLAERHPELTLKPLAANWFAAQDIHGSYYGRPMKLAADARRFDISPAWHCWVGTDPALRVLAEVGVPAIHAHNLGLATTFLAALDQPPSDSAIVSVAAGDAAVDRLHAAGVRFGLRAGRVRVAFHLYSTEDDVELAVRALRG, encoded by the coding sequence ATGACCGGACCGGTCACCCGGCCCGCGGCTCGGCCGACCGTCGCGCAGGCCGCCACCCTGTGGGACGCCGCGCCCGGCTACCTCAACACTTCCTCCTACGGGCTGCCACCCCGGCCGGCCTGGGACGCCCTGCAGGCCGCCCTGGGCGACTGGCGCACCGGCCGGACCAGCTGGGAGGGCTGGGCGCGCAGCGTCGAGCAGTCGCGGTCGCGATTCGCCGACCTGCTCGGCGTGCCGGCCGCCACGGTGGCCACCGGGGCGTCGACCTCGCAGCTGCTGGCCCCGGTCGCCGCGGGCATTCCCGACGGCAGCGTCGTGCTCGTCCCGGACATCGAGTTCACCTCCAACGTCTTCCCGTGGGCGGTGCACGCCGACCGCGGGGTGCGGGTGATCACCGCCCCGACCGACCGCTTCCTGGACGCCATCACCGGGGACGTCGACGTGGTCGCCTACTCGGCCGTGCAGTCGGCGACCGGCGAGGTGGCCGACGTGACGGCGATCGGCCGGGCCGCGCGAGCGGTGGGGGCGCTCACCGTCGTGGACGCCACCCAGGCGGTCGGCTGGTTGCCCGTGGACGTCGACGCGGCCGACCTGCTGGTGAGCCACGCCTACAAATGGCTGTGCAGCCCGCGCGGCACCGCGTTCGCGGTCCACCACCCCACGCTGGCCGAACGGCACCCCGAGCTGACGTTGAAACCGTTGGCCGCCAACTGGTTCGCCGCACAGGACATCCACGGCTCGTACTACGGCCGGCCGATGAAGCTGGCCGCCGACGCCCGCCGGTTCGACATCTCCCCGGCCTGGCACTGCTGGGTCGGCACCGACCCGGCGCTGCGGGTCCTGGCCGAGGTCGGGGTACCGGCCATCCACGCGCACAATCTGGGCCTGGCCACCACCTTCCTCGCCGCCCTGGACCAGCCGCCGTCGGACTCGGCCATCGTCAGCGTGGCCGCGGGGGACGCCGCGGTCGACCGGTTGCACGCCGCCGGCGTGCGGTTCGGCCTGCGGGCCGGCCGGGTACGGGTGGCGTTCCACCTCTATTCGACGGAGGACGACGTCGAGCTCGCCGTGCGGGCGCTGCGCGGCTGA
- a CDS encoding PIG-L deacetylase family protein: MTDTLEPFPDDWQTALCIAAHPDDLEYGTASAVAAWTRAGKTVTYLLVTSGEAGIDGLDPAECGPLREAEERAGAAEVGVESVEFLGYPDGVVEYGLPLRRDIARVIRRRRPDLVVASNPDPRPAWGGIDYADHRAVGLAAVDGVRDAGNRWVFRELVDEGLPPWKARYTALAASPRAAHAVDVTDTLESGIASLNAHRRYLEGLGDDAPDVAQMLRGFAEMSAPRFGGRPAVAYELLA, translated from the coding sequence GTGACCGACACCCTGGAGCCCTTCCCCGACGACTGGCAGACCGCGCTGTGCATCGCCGCGCATCCCGACGATCTGGAGTACGGCACGGCGAGTGCGGTGGCCGCCTGGACCCGGGCCGGCAAGACCGTCACCTACCTGCTGGTGACCTCCGGGGAGGCCGGCATCGACGGGCTCGACCCGGCCGAGTGCGGCCCGCTGCGCGAGGCCGAGGAGCGGGCCGGGGCGGCCGAAGTCGGGGTCGAATCGGTGGAGTTTCTGGGCTACCCGGACGGGGTCGTGGAGTACGGGCTGCCGCTGCGCCGGGACATCGCCCGGGTGATCCGGCGCCGCCGCCCCGATCTGGTGGTCGCCTCCAACCCGGACCCGCGACCGGCCTGGGGCGGCATCGACTACGCCGACCACCGGGCGGTCGGCCTGGCCGCCGTCGACGGCGTGCGAGATGCCGGCAACCGCTGGGTCTTCCGGGAGCTGGTCGACGAGGGGCTGCCGCCGTGGAAGGCGCGCTACACCGCGCTGGCCGCCTCCCCGCGCGCCGCCCACGCGGTCGACGTGACCGACACCCTGGAGTCCGGCATCGCCTCGTTGAACGCGCACCGGCGGTACCTGGAGGGACTGGGCGACGACGCGCCCGACGTGGCGCAGATGCTGCGCGGGTTCGCCGAGATGAGCGCGCCCCGGTTCGGGGGCCGGCCGGCGGTCGCCTACGAATTGCTGGCCTGA
- a CDS encoding GntR family transcriptional regulator: MLEIGKAKESASGALAALGQARIRVVAQPTAARVADALREQISAGQFLPGSRLPEEAIGEALGVSRNTVREAFIELGAERLLVRAPNRGVFVAVLDEPAIRDIYRARRILEVGAIRYAVAGLDATGARAAVTEGQRARAADDSAGVANANQHFHRAVVALAGSARLDRLMAHMLAEMRLVFHTARANPRFYEAFVDDNDALCTLLEQGRLEDAAAAMEDYLARSEREVLRAAG, from the coding sequence GTGTTGGAAATAGGGAAGGCGAAGGAGTCGGCCAGCGGCGCGCTGGCGGCGCTCGGTCAGGCGCGGATCCGGGTGGTGGCCCAGCCGACCGCGGCCCGGGTGGCCGACGCGCTGCGCGAGCAGATCAGCGCCGGGCAGTTCCTGCCCGGGTCGCGGCTGCCCGAGGAGGCCATCGGCGAGGCCCTCGGCGTCTCCCGCAACACCGTGCGCGAGGCCTTCATCGAACTGGGGGCCGAGCGGTTGCTGGTCCGCGCGCCCAACCGCGGGGTGTTCGTCGCGGTGCTGGACGAGCCGGCCATCCGCGACATCTACCGGGCCCGCCGGATCCTGGAGGTCGGCGCGATCCGCTACGCCGTCGCCGGTCTCGACGCGACCGGGGCCCGGGCGGCCGTCACCGAGGGGCAGCGGGCCCGCGCCGCCGACGATTCCGCGGGCGTGGCCAACGCCAACCAGCACTTCCACCGGGCCGTCGTCGCGCTGGCCGGCAGCGCCCGGCTGGACCGGCTGATGGCGCACATGCTGGCCGAGATGCGGCTGGTCTTTCACACCGCGCGGGCCAACCCGCGCTTCTACGAGGCCTTCGTCGACGACAACGACGCGCTGTGCACGCTTTTGGAACAAGGCCGGCTGGAGGATGCCGCCGCGGCGATGGAGGACTACCTGGCCCGGTCCGAGCGGGAGGTGCTGCGGGCCGCCGGTTGA
- a CDS encoding 5-oxoprolinase subunit C family protein — protein MTLTVLRPGPLALLQDGGRRGHAADGVGRAGAADRASHARANHLVGNHPGAVAVEVTLGGLVVRADRDLTVAVAGAPAPAEIDGDPAAHDTAVALRQGQTLRLRAPKVGLRSYLAVAGGLDVPLVLGSASTDTLSGLGPAPLGKDHVLTVGRNGGQPEPAGPAPAATPMGEPETTLRVLFGPREDWFTDPTALTAGRWRVSPQSNRVGVRLDRPDPDTPALRRADDAEIPSEGIVLGAIQVPPSGQPVLFLADHPLTGGYPVVAVVLDEDIDRAAQLRPGQHLRFASV, from the coding sequence ATGACGCTCACCGTGCTGCGACCCGGGCCGCTGGCCCTGCTGCAGGACGGCGGCCGCCGCGGGCACGCCGCCGACGGCGTCGGTCGGGCCGGCGCCGCCGACCGGGCCTCGCACGCCCGGGCCAACCATCTGGTCGGCAACCACCCGGGCGCGGTGGCGGTCGAGGTCACCCTGGGCGGGTTGGTCGTCCGGGCCGACCGGGATCTGACCGTCGCGGTCGCCGGCGCGCCCGCCCCGGCCGAGATCGACGGTGACCCGGCCGCCCACGACACCGCGGTCGCGTTGCGCCAGGGACAGACCCTGCGGCTGCGCGCCCCCAAGGTCGGTCTGCGCAGCTACCTGGCGGTGGCCGGCGGCCTGGACGTCCCCCTGGTCCTCGGCTCGGCCAGCACCGACACCCTGTCCGGCCTCGGCCCGGCCCCGCTCGGCAAGGACCACGTCCTGACCGTCGGGCGGAACGGCGGCCAGCCCGAGCCCGCCGGCCCGGCCCCGGCGGCCACCCCGATGGGCGAGCCCGAGACCACCCTGCGGGTGCTGTTCGGCCCGCGCGAGGACTGGTTCACCGACCCGACCGCGCTGACCGCCGGCCGCTGGCGGGTGTCCCCGCAGAGCAACCGGGTCGGCGTCCGGCTGGATCGACCGGACCCCGACACCCCGGCCTTGCGCCGCGCCGATGACGCCGAGATCCCCAGCGAGGGAATCGTTCTGGGCGCCATCCAGGTCCCCCCCAGCGGGCAGCCGGTGCTGTTCCTGGCCGACCATCCGCTGACCGGCGGGTATCCCGTCGTCGCCGTCGTCCTCGACGAGGACATCGACCGGGCCGCGCAACTGCGGCCCGGTCAGCACCTGCGCTTCGCATCGGTCTGA
- a CDS encoding 5-oxoprolinase subunit B family protein, giving the protein MSRPTLRPAGDRALLLETGDPQTTVGVCAVLREAGRPEIEDLIPAAATVLVRLAPGTDLTAVGDWLLATAATAESAGTDRTEAGELVIPVRYDGPDLADVAAATGLSPAQVIAAHTGTAWRAAFVGFAPGFAYLIGGDRRLAVPRRAQSRTEVPAGSVALAGEFSAVYPRRSPGGWQLIGSTDVTLWDQAADPPAAIQPGRWVRFVNEEDRP; this is encoded by the coding sequence ATGAGCCGGCCCACCCTCCGACCGGCCGGCGACCGGGCGCTGCTGCTGGAGACCGGCGACCCGCAGACCACCGTCGGCGTCTGCGCCGTCCTGCGGGAGGCCGGCCGGCCCGAGATCGAGGACCTGATTCCGGCGGCCGCCACCGTGCTCGTCCGCCTCGCCCCGGGCACCGACCTGACCGCTGTGGGGGACTGGCTGCTGGCGACCGCGGCCACCGCCGAGTCGGCCGGCACCGACCGGACCGAGGCCGGGGAGCTGGTCATCCCGGTCCGCTACGACGGGCCCGACCTGGCCGACGTCGCCGCCGCGACCGGCCTGTCGCCGGCCCAGGTGATCGCCGCCCACACCGGAACTGCTTGGCGGGCCGCGTTCGTCGGCTTCGCCCCGGGTTTTGCCTACCTCATCGGCGGGGATCGACGGCTCGCCGTACCCCGGCGTGCCCAGTCCCGGACCGAGGTGCCGGCCGGGTCGGTGGCCCTGGCCGGGGAGTTCTCCGCGGTCTACCCGCGCCGCTCCCCCGGCGGCTGGCAGCTCATCGGCTCCACCGACGTCACGCTCTGGGACCAGGCGGCCGACCCGCCCGCGGCGATCCAACCGGGCCGCTGGGTGCGCTTCGTGAACGAGGAGGACCGGCCATGA
- a CDS encoding acetyl-CoA carboxylase biotin carboxylase subunit: MFQTLLIANRGEIARRINRTAQAMGIRTVAVHSDVDADLPFVTEADEAVLLGPAAPAQSYRNVDAILRAAKDTGAEAIHPGYGFLSENAAFAQAVVDAGLIWVGPSAEVIERMGDKINARNLMQDAGVPVSAGTREPVGDPAAARAAAEAIGAPIMVKASAGGGGMGMAVAYDMDQVVEKIATISAFAERTFGDGSVLLERFLPVARHVEVQILGLPDGRVLALGERDCSVQRRNQKVAEETPSPGVGPELRARMLEAAVRAGQAVGYVGAGTVECLVDEAAQDFVFLEMNTRLQVEHTITEAVTGIDLVREQLLIAAGEPIGFDPDAVRFTGHAIEFRVNAEDPKRFLPGPGPVREWVEPAGDGVRVDSGFAAGTTVTPSYDSLMAKLIVHGDDRAHALERARAAVADFVVAGPKSNLPFFAELLDHEEFVSGRYDTGIVGRMRARA; encoded by the coding sequence GTGTTCCAGACCTTGCTGATCGCCAACCGCGGCGAGATCGCCCGCCGCATCAACCGCACCGCCCAGGCGATGGGCATCCGCACCGTCGCCGTGCATTCCGACGTGGACGCCGACCTGCCGTTCGTCACCGAGGCCGACGAAGCGGTGCTGCTCGGCCCGGCCGCCCCGGCGCAGTCCTACCGCAACGTGGACGCGATCCTGCGGGCGGCCAAGGACACCGGCGCGGAGGCGATCCATCCCGGCTACGGATTCCTGTCCGAGAACGCCGCTTTCGCCCAGGCGGTGGTGGACGCCGGGCTGATCTGGGTGGGCCCGTCGGCCGAGGTGATCGAGCGGATGGGCGACAAGATCAACGCCCGCAACCTGATGCAGGACGCCGGGGTTCCGGTCTCCGCCGGCACCCGGGAACCGGTGGGTGATCCGGCGGCCGCCCGGGCCGCCGCGGAGGCCATCGGCGCGCCGATCATGGTCAAGGCCTCGGCCGGCGGCGGCGGCATGGGCATGGCCGTGGCCTACGACATGGACCAGGTGGTCGAGAAGATCGCCACGATCAGCGCCTTCGCCGAACGGACCTTCGGCGACGGATCGGTGCTGCTGGAACGGTTCCTGCCGGTGGCCCGGCACGTCGAGGTGCAGATCCTGGGCCTGCCCGACGGGCGGGTGCTCGCGCTGGGCGAGCGGGACTGTTCGGTGCAGCGGCGCAACCAGAAGGTGGCGGAGGAAACCCCGTCCCCGGGCGTGGGTCCCGAGCTGCGCGCGCGGATGCTGGAGGCGGCGGTGCGGGCCGGGCAGGCGGTCGGCTACGTCGGCGCGGGCACCGTGGAGTGCCTGGTGGACGAGGCCGCGCAGGACTTCGTCTTCCTGGAGATGAACACCCGGTTGCAGGTCGAGCACACGATCACCGAGGCCGTGACCGGGATCGATCTGGTTCGCGAGCAGCTGCTCATCGCGGCCGGCGAGCCCATCGGGTTCGATCCGGACGCGGTGCGGTTCACCGGCCACGCCATCGAGTTCCGGGTCAATGCCGAGGATCCCAAGCGGTTCCTGCCCGGCCCCGGCCCGGTCCGCGAGTGGGTGGAACCGGCCGGTGACGGCGTCCGGGTGGATTCCGGCTTCGCCGCCGGGACCACCGTCACCCCGTCCTACGACTCGCTGATGGCCAAGCTGATCGTGCACGGCGACGACCGCGCGCACGCCCTGGAGCGGGCCCGGGCGGCGGTCGCCGACTTCGTGGTGGCCGGCCCGAAGAGCAACCTGCCGTTCTTCGCCGAACTGCTCGACCACGAGGAGTTCGTCTCCGGGCGCTACGACACCGGCATCGTGGGCCGCATGCGGGCGCGGGCCTGA
- a CDS encoding alpha-keto acid decarboxylase family protein → MQTYTVADHLVDRLAELGIDRVFGVPGDYSLALLDHIVHHPSVAWTGTTNELNAGYAADGYARLRGMAALCTTFGVGELSAINAMAGSYAEHVPVVHVVGAPALVKQAQHRPVHHTLGDGEFGHFTAMHADITCARASLTEVNAVAEIDRVLTAVREQRLPGYLVVPADVAEAPVPRATAPLAPSADGTDPEALAAFTDAARALLDRAATRAEIGVLAGLLVHRFGAAGPLTDVLAAGVPHAVTPWAKSLVDESAPGFAGTYSGAAGSTETTRRAVEDAAALILAGVQFTDLNSGLFTQRITRSRTIDLGPRVACVGAATFAPIELADALAALAPLVADRPAADLAAAPPLDPEPPAPDGDPLTQATLWQEVADHLRAGDIVLADQGTSFYGMAPHPIPSGVTFVGQPLWASIGYTLPALVGACTAAPGRRGVLLVGDGAAQMTVTELSTVPRLGLRAVVLVVDNDGYTVERAIHGPDEPYNDIARWDWTALPAAFGAAGATAVRVETVGALRAALAAVPTRAAGLTLIQAVVPRDDVPDLLATLTRVLGGKTR, encoded by the coding sequence GTGCAGACCTACACCGTCGCCGACCACCTCGTCGACCGGCTGGCCGAGCTCGGCATCGACCGGGTTTTCGGCGTGCCCGGCGACTACAGCCTCGCCCTGCTCGACCACATCGTGCACCACCCGTCGGTCGCCTGGACCGGGACGACGAACGAGCTCAACGCCGGCTACGCCGCCGACGGGTACGCCCGGCTGCGCGGAATGGCCGCGCTGTGCACTACTTTCGGTGTCGGCGAGCTCAGCGCGATCAACGCGATGGCCGGCAGCTACGCCGAACACGTGCCGGTGGTGCACGTGGTGGGCGCGCCCGCGCTGGTCAAGCAGGCCCAGCACCGGCCTGTCCACCACACCCTGGGTGACGGCGAATTCGGCCATTTCACCGCGATGCACGCCGACATCACCTGCGCCCGGGCCAGTCTCACCGAGGTTAACGCGGTCGCCGAGATCGACCGGGTACTGACCGCGGTCCGCGAGCAGCGGCTGCCCGGCTACCTGGTCGTCCCGGCCGACGTGGCCGAGGCGCCGGTGCCGCGGGCGACCGCCCCGCTGGCCCCGAGCGCGGACGGCACCGATCCGGAGGCGCTGGCCGCCTTCACCGACGCCGCCCGCGCCCTGCTCGACCGGGCCGCCACCCGGGCCGAGATCGGCGTGCTGGCCGGCCTGCTCGTGCACCGGTTCGGCGCGGCCGGCCCGCTGACCGACGTGCTCGCCGCCGGGGTTCCGCACGCGGTCACCCCGTGGGCCAAGAGCCTGGTCGACGAGTCGGCGCCGGGATTCGCCGGCACCTACTCGGGCGCGGCCGGCAGCACCGAGACGACCCGGCGGGCCGTCGAGGACGCGGCCGCGCTGATCCTGGCCGGCGTGCAGTTCACCGACCTGAACAGCGGGCTGTTCACCCAGCGGATCACCCGGTCCCGCACGATCGACCTGGGCCCCCGCGTCGCGTGCGTCGGCGCCGCCACCTTCGCGCCGATCGAGCTGGCCGACGCGCTGGCCGCGCTGGCCCCGCTGGTCGCGGACCGGCCGGCCGCCGACCTGGCCGCGGCCCCGCCGTTGGATCCGGAACCGCCGGCGCCGGACGGCGACCCGCTCACCCAGGCCACCCTGTGGCAGGAGGTGGCCGACCACCTGCGGGCCGGCGACATCGTGCTGGCCGACCAGGGGACCTCGTTCTACGGCATGGCGCCGCACCCGATCCCGTCCGGCGTCACCTTCGTCGGCCAGCCGCTCTGGGCCTCGATCGGGTACACGCTGCCCGCGCTGGTCGGTGCGTGCACCGCGGCCCCCGGGCGGCGCGGGGTGCTGCTGGTCGGGGACGGCGCGGCCCAGATGACGGTGACCGAACTGTCCACCGTGCCGCGGCTCGGGCTGCGCGCGGTCGTGCTCGTCGTCGACAACGACGGTTACACCGTGGAGCGGGCCATCCACGGCCCGGACGAGCCGTACAACGACATCGCCCGCTGGGACTGGACCGCGCTGCCGGCGGCGTTCGGCGCGGCCGGCGCGACGGCGGTGCGGGTCGAGACGGTCGGCGCGCTGCGGGCCGCCCTCGCCGCCGTCCCGACCCGCGCGGCCGGGCTCACCCTGATCCAGGCGGTGGTGCCGCGCGACGACGTGCCCGACCTGCTGGCCACGCTGACCCGGGTGCTGGGCGGGAAGACCCGATGA